The following are encoded in a window of Bradyrhizobium sp. WBOS07 genomic DNA:
- a CDS encoding KTSC domain-containing protein has product MVRALALLLAQLAAAPIVSETVETGDRRPVDLAAFECRDINRSTVLQRVCYDRARHALVVATGGSYVRYCGVAAETVDRLLGAPSMGQFFNRHIRREAAGGRYDCSA; this is encoded by the coding sequence GTGGTCAGGGCCTTGGCACTTCTGCTCGCACAGCTCGCGGCCGCGCCGATCGTATCCGAGACGGTCGAGACCGGCGATCGCCGACCGGTCGACCTCGCGGCATTCGAATGCCGCGACATCAATCGCAGCACCGTGCTTCAGCGTGTCTGCTACGACCGCGCGCGGCACGCTCTCGTCGTCGCGACCGGCGGCTCCTATGTGCGCTATTGCGGCGTCGCCGCCGAGACGGTCGACCGCCTGCTCGGCGCGCCGTCCATGGGCCAGTTCTTCAACCGGCACATCCGGCGCGAGGCCGCCGGCGGCCGCTACGATTGCAGCGCCTGA
- the bamA gene encoding outer membrane protein assembly factor BamA — translation MKFGLRLRGGLLATLIMFGAPVVAPVGAVFVSSSALAQTVQSISVQGNRRVEVETIRSYFKPGPGGRLDQGAIDDGLKALIETGLFQDVRINRGPGGQLVVSVVENPVIGRIAFEGNKKIKDEQLTVEVQSKARGTFSRAMVQSDTLRIAEIYRRSGRYDVRVTPEIIEQPNNRVDLIFTVEEGVKTGVKSIEFVGNNAFSSYRLRDVIKTRETNLLSFLGSGDVYDPDRVEADRDLIRRFYLKNGYADVQVVAALTEYDPEKKGFNVTFKIEEGAQYRVGSVDFRSSIPNFDPSSMRGYSRVHAGSLYNVESVEKSVEEMQIEASRRGYAFAVVRPGGDRNFEAHTVSVVFNIDEGPRTYIERINLRGNTRTRDYVIRREFDISEGDAYNRALVDRAERRLKNLDYFKSVKITTEPGSSSDRVILVVDMEEKSTGDFSISGGYSTTDGALAEVSVSERNLLGRGLFAKAAVTYGQYARGYSLSFVEPYLLDYRVALGLDLYQRQQLANNYISYGTKTLGFSPRLGFSLREDLSLQLRYSIYQQEITLPSYLANCNNNPASGAFNPSPAYAAANGIDLSSTSGLGCYNDGEASLPVRRELANGKTLTSALGYTLTYNTLDNNKNPTDGLLIDFRQDFAGVGGDVSYLKTVADGKYYAPLVSDIVGLVRLQGGILTKMNDDLRMLDHFQMGPNLVRGFAPNGIGPRDLNPFGSRDALGGTKYWGASLELQMPFWFLPKEVGLKGAVYADAGGLYDYKGPTSWTTTNEVNAPGCIPSSINPSTTGTCTGLVYDDSKVIRSSVGVGLIWQSPFGPLRFDYAVPLSKGKYDRTQEFRFGGGTTF, via the coding sequence ATGAAGTTTGGACTGCGACTCCGGGGGGGCTTGCTCGCAACCCTGATCATGTTCGGCGCGCCGGTGGTTGCCCCGGTCGGGGCTGTTTTTGTGTCTTCGTCTGCGCTCGCTCAGACCGTTCAGTCGATTTCCGTCCAGGGAAATCGCCGCGTCGAGGTGGAGACGATCCGCTCCTATTTCAAGCCGGGTCCGGGCGGTCGCCTGGATCAAGGCGCGATCGACGACGGCCTCAAGGCGCTGATCGAGACCGGCCTGTTCCAGGACGTCAGGATCAACCGCGGTCCCGGCGGCCAGCTCGTCGTTTCGGTGGTCGAAAACCCGGTGATCGGCCGGATCGCCTTCGAGGGCAACAAGAAGATCAAGGACGAGCAGCTCACCGTTGAGGTGCAGTCCAAGGCGCGCGGCACCTTCTCCCGCGCCATGGTGCAGTCCGACACGCTGCGAATCGCCGAGATCTATCGCCGGTCCGGCCGCTACGACGTGCGCGTCACGCCCGAGATCATCGAGCAGCCGAACAACCGCGTCGATCTCATCTTCACCGTCGAGGAAGGCGTGAAGACCGGCGTCAAGTCGATCGAGTTCGTCGGTAACAACGCGTTCTCGTCCTACCGCCTCCGGGACGTCATCAAGACGCGCGAGACGAACCTGCTGAGCTTCCTCGGCAGCGGTGACGTCTACGATCCCGACCGCGTCGAAGCCGACCGCGACCTGATCCGCCGCTTCTATCTCAAGAACGGCTACGCCGACGTCCAGGTGGTGGCTGCGCTGACCGAATACGACCCCGAGAAGAAGGGCTTCAACGTCACCTTCAAGATCGAGGAAGGCGCGCAGTACCGCGTCGGCTCGGTCGACTTCCGCTCCAGCATCCCGAACTTCGATCCATCGTCGATGCGCGGCTATTCGCGCGTCCATGCCGGCTCGCTCTACAACGTCGAATCGGTCGAAAAATCGGTCGAGGAGATGCAGATCGAGGCCTCGCGCCGCGGTTACGCCTTCGCCGTGGTCCGTCCCGGCGGCGACCGCAACTTCGAGGCGCACACCGTCTCCGTCGTGTTCAACATCGACGAGGGCCCGCGCACCTATATCGAGCGCATCAACCTGCGCGGCAACACGCGCACCCGCGACTACGTCATCCGCCGCGAGTTCGACATCTCCGAGGGCGATGCCTACAACCGCGCCCTGGTCGATCGTGCCGAGCGGCGCCTGAAGAACCTCGACTACTTCAAGAGCGTGAAGATCACGACCGAGCCGGGCTCGTCGAGCGATCGCGTGATCCTGGTCGTCGACATGGAAGAGAAATCGACCGGCGACTTCTCGATCTCGGGCGGTTACTCCACCACCGACGGCGCTTTGGCCGAAGTCTCGGTCTCCGAGCGCAATCTGCTCGGCCGCGGCCTGTTCGCCAAGGCGGCGGTGACCTACGGCCAGTATGCCCGAGGCTACTCGCTGTCGTTCGTCGAACCCTATCTGCTCGACTACCGCGTCGCGCTCGGCCTCGACCTCTATCAGCGCCAGCAGCTCGCCAACAACTACATCTCCTACGGCACCAAGACGCTCGGCTTCTCGCCGCGCCTCGGCTTCTCGTTGCGTGAAGATCTGTCGCTGCAGCTGCGCTACTCGATCTACCAGCAGGAAATCACGCTGCCGAGCTACCTGGCGAATTGTAACAACAATCCGGCCAGCGGGGCGTTCAATCCAAGCCCGGCCTACGCGGCCGCCAACGGCATCGACCTGAGCTCGACCAGTGGCCTCGGTTGCTACAACGATGGCGAAGCCTCGCTGCCAGTGCGCAGGGAGCTTGCCAACGGCAAGACCCTGACCTCGGCGCTGGGCTACACGCTCACCTACAACACGCTCGACAACAACAAGAACCCGACCGACGGTCTGCTCATCGACTTCCGGCAGGATTTCGCCGGCGTCGGCGGCGACGTGTCCTATCTGAAGACCGTGGCGGACGGAAAGTACTACGCCCCGCTGGTGTCCGACATCGTCGGTCTTGTCCGTCTGCAGGGCGGCATTCTGACCAAGATGAACGACGATCTGCGGATGCTCGACCATTTCCAGATGGGTCCGAACCTGGTCCGCGGCTTTGCTCCCAACGGCATCGGCCCGCGTGACTTGAACCCGTTCGGTTCGCGCGACGCGCTCGGTGGCACCAAGTACTGGGGCGCTTCGCTCGAACTGCAGATGCCGTTCTGGTTCCTGCCGAAGGAAGTGGGTCTGAAGGGCGCGGTCTATGCCGATGCCGGCGGCCTCTACGACTATAAGGGACCGACGAGCTGGACCACGACCAACGAAGTCAATGCGCCGGGCTGCATCCCGTCGAGCATCAACCCGTCAACGACGGGGACCTGTACCGGCCTCGTCTATGACGACAGCAAGGTCATCCGCTCGTCGGTTGGTGTCGGCCTGATCTGGCAGTCGCCGTTCGGTCCGCTGCGCTTCGACTACGCCGTGCCGCTCAGCAAGGGCAAGTACGACCGTACGCAGGAATTCCGGTTCGGCGGCGGCACCACGTTCTAG
- the rseP gene encoding RIP metalloprotease RseP encodes MIDFFTHSFNTLSHGVLGYAVPFLFVLTIVVFFHELGHFLVARWAGVRVLTFSLGFGPELIGFNDRHGTRWKVSAIPLGGYVKFFGDESEASTPSAQTLASMTAEERSGSFHHKKVGPRAAIVAAGPIANFILGALIFAGMALYYGKPSTIARVDGVVADGAAAAAGFKVGDVVVQIDGKPIESFADMQRIVAMNAGSALAFQVKRDGTIVSLTATPALLERKDPFGNSHRLGVLGIEHKAQAGEASTAPVGIGEALKIGVEQVWFIITSTFKFLGSLFVGQGNPNEVSGVLGIAKMSGQAASAGFQFVINLCAVLSVSIGLLNLFPIPLLDGGHLMFYAAEVLRGRPLSERTQEMGFRIGLGLVLMLMVFATYNDILRMAAS; translated from the coding sequence ATGATCGATTTTTTCACCCATAGTTTCAATACGTTGAGCCATGGGGTCCTGGGCTACGCGGTTCCCTTCCTGTTCGTCCTGACGATCGTCGTGTTCTTCCACGAGCTCGGCCACTTTCTGGTCGCGCGCTGGGCAGGCGTGCGGGTGCTGACCTTCTCGCTCGGTTTCGGCCCCGAGCTGATCGGCTTCAACGACCGCCATGGCACCCGCTGGAAGGTGTCGGCGATCCCGCTCGGCGGCTACGTCAAGTTCTTCGGCGACGAGAGCGAGGCCTCGACCCCGTCCGCGCAGACGCTTGCATCCATGACGGCCGAGGAGCGCTCCGGCAGCTTCCACCACAAGAAGGTCGGCCCGCGCGCCGCCATCGTTGCGGCCGGCCCGATCGCCAACTTCATCCTGGGTGCGCTGATCTTCGCCGGCATGGCGCTGTATTACGGCAAGCCGAGCACGATCGCGCGCGTCGACGGCGTCGTTGCCGACGGCGCTGCGGCTGCGGCAGGTTTCAAGGTCGGGGACGTGGTCGTCCAGATCGACGGCAAGCCGATCGAGAGCTTTGCCGACATGCAGCGAATCGTTGCTATGAACGCGGGTTCGGCGCTTGCCTTCCAGGTGAAGCGGGACGGTACCATCGTCTCGCTGACGGCGACCCCGGCGCTGCTTGAGCGCAAGGATCCGTTCGGCAACAGCCACCGTCTCGGCGTGCTCGGCATCGAGCACAAGGCGCAGGCCGGCGAGGCCTCGACCGCGCCGGTGGGCATCGGCGAGGCACTCAAGATCGGGGTCGAGCAGGTCTGGTTCATCATCACCAGCACCTTCAAGTTCCTGGGCTCGCTGTTCGTCGGGCAAGGCAATCCCAACGAGGTCAGCGGCGTCCTGGGAATCGCGAAGATGTCGGGGCAGGCGGCCAGCGCCGGGTTCCAGTTCGTGATCAACCTGTGCGCGGTGCTGTCGGTGTCGATCGGTCTGCTGAACCTGTTCCCGATCCCGCTGCTCGATGGCGGCCACCTTATGTTCTACGCGGCGGAAGTGCTCCGCGGCCGGCCGCTGTCCGAGCGGACCCAGGAGATGGGGTTCCGAATCGGGCTCGGCTTGGTGCTGATGCTGATGGTGTTTGCGACCTACAACGACATCCTGCGGATGGCGGCATCTTGA
- the fabZ gene encoding 3-hydroxyacyl-ACP dehydratase FabZ — MTAESPVKFELVDINAILQTLPHRFPMLLIDRVINIRADYSGIGIKNVTFNEPAFQGHFPERPVYPGVMMIEAMAQTAGVIGIKSVEGTEKPRAVYFLTIDKCKFRKPVLPGDTIEYHMRSLGRRKAMWWFHGDAKVNGVVVAEADVGAMLTD; from the coding sequence ATGACGGCGGAATCACCTGTGAAGTTCGAGCTGGTGGATATCAATGCCATCCTCCAGACCCTGCCGCACCGCTTTCCGATGCTGTTGATCGATCGCGTGATCAACATCCGCGCCGACTACAGCGGTATCGGCATCAAGAACGTCACCTTCAACGAGCCGGCCTTCCAGGGACATTTCCCGGAGCGCCCGGTCTATCCCGGCGTCATGATGATCGAGGCGATGGCGCAGACCGCCGGCGTGATCGGCATCAAGTCGGTCGAAGGCACCGAGAAGCCGCGCGCGGTCTATTTTCTCACCATCGACAAGTGCAAGTTCCGCAAGCCGGTGCTGCCCGGCGACACCATCGAGTATCACATGCGCTCGCTCGGGCGCCGCAAGGCGATGTGGTGGTTTCACGGCGATGCCAAGGTCAATGGCGTCGTCGTCGCCGAGGCCGATGTCGGGGCCATGCTGACGGACTGA
- a CDS encoding LpxI family protein — MTSAASQVSSPVGIVAGGGAMPFAVADSLAARGITPVLFPLRGACDPARVEKFRHRWISVGQLGRAMRLFREEGCRDLIFIGTLVRPSLAEIRFDVKTLRLLGNVIRAFRGGDDHLLSGVGRLLEQDGFRMVGIKDVAPDLLMPEGCISRAWPNDNSKADIERGRAVLTALGPFDIGQAAVVIDGHVVAVEDIEGTDALLARVARLREEGRIRAAAGRGVLVKAPKSGQDLRFDLPTIGPRTLEGVAAAGLAGIAVIAGNTIAAEPQAMIALANAKYLFVIGLPA, encoded by the coding sequence ATGACATCGGCGGCTTCGCAGGTCTCATCGCCGGTCGGCATCGTCGCCGGCGGCGGCGCCATGCCGTTCGCGGTTGCCGACTCGCTCGCCGCCCGCGGTATCACGCCGGTGCTGTTTCCGCTTCGCGGGGCCTGCGATCCGGCCCGGGTCGAGAAATTCCGTCACCGCTGGATCTCGGTCGGCCAGCTCGGCCGTGCGATGCGGCTGTTTCGCGAGGAGGGCTGCCGCGACCTGATCTTCATCGGCACCCTGGTGCGCCCCTCGCTCGCGGAGATCCGGTTCGACGTCAAGACGCTGCGCCTGCTCGGCAACGTCATCCGCGCCTTTCGCGGCGGCGACGATCATCTCCTGTCCGGCGTCGGCCGCCTCCTCGAGCAGGACGGCTTTCGCATGGTCGGCATCAAGGATGTCGCCCCGGATCTCCTGATGCCGGAGGGCTGCATCAGCCGCGCCTGGCCGAACGACAACAGCAAGGCCGACATCGAGCGGGGCCGTGCGGTGCTGACCGCGCTCGGCCCGTTCGACATCGGCCAGGCGGCGGTGGTGATCGACGGCCATGTGGTGGCGGTCGAGGACATCGAGGGCACCGACGCGCTGCTCGCGCGCGTGGCGCGGCTGCGCGAGGAGGGACGCATTCGCGCGGCGGCCGGCCGCGGCGTGCTGGTGAAGGCGCCGAAGAGCGGCCAGGACCTGCGCTTCGACCTGCCGACGATCGGCCCGCGCACGCTCGAAGGCGTGGCCGCCGCAGGGCTCGCCGGCATCGCCGTCATCGCCGGCAACACCATCGCGGCCGAGCCGCAGGCGATGATCGCGCTGGCCAACGCCAAATATCTCTTCGTCATCGGTCTGCCGGCGTGA
- the lpxA gene encoding acyl-ACP--UDP-N-acetylglucosamine O-acyltransferase, with translation MSRIDPTARVADGAVIGEGTEIGPYCIIGPNVVIGANCKLIGHVHVTAQTSIGDDCTIYPFASLGTPPQSLSYRGELTKLKIGSGCTIRESVTMNAGTVAGGGITTVGDRGYFMNCSHVGHDCHVGNDVIFATSATLGGHCEIGDFVFIGGLSAVHQFTRIGPQVMVGGVCGVRDDIIPFGLVNGQYAVLEGLNLIGMKRRKFTKQRLATVRGFYQKLFLGPGTFAERLEASRPLAGEDPAIAEILDFIGKGKRPLCLPAIAK, from the coding sequence ATGAGCAGGATTGATCCCACCGCACGGGTCGCGGACGGCGCCGTGATCGGCGAGGGTACCGAGATCGGGCCCTATTGCATCATCGGCCCGAATGTCGTGATCGGCGCGAACTGCAAGCTGATCGGGCATGTGCATGTCACGGCGCAGACGAGTATCGGCGACGATTGCACCATCTATCCTTTTGCCTCGCTCGGCACGCCGCCGCAGTCGCTCAGCTACCGGGGCGAGCTGACGAAGCTCAAGATCGGATCGGGCTGCACCATCCGGGAATCCGTGACGATGAACGCCGGCACCGTCGCCGGCGGCGGCATCACCACGGTCGGCGATCGCGGCTACTTCATGAATTGCAGCCACGTCGGCCATGACTGCCATGTCGGCAATGACGTGATCTTCGCGACCTCGGCGACGCTCGGCGGTCATTGCGAGATCGGCGACTTCGTCTTCATCGGCGGCCTGTCCGCCGTGCACCAGTTCACCCGCATCGGGCCTCAGGTCATGGTCGGCGGCGTCTGTGGCGTGCGCGACGACATCATCCCGTTCGGCCTCGTCAACGGCCAATATGCGGTGCTGGAAGGCCTCAACCTGATCGGCATGAAGCGGCGCAAGTTCACCAAGCAGCGGCTGGCGACGGTGCGTGGATTCTACCAGAAACTCTTCCTCGGCCCCGGTACCTTCGCCGAGCGGTTGGAGGCATCCAGGCCGCTCGCGGGCGAGGATCCGGCGATCGCGGAAATCCTCGACTTCATCGGCAAGGGCAAACGCCCGCTCTGCCTTCCCGCCATCGCGAAGTGA
- the lpxD gene encoding UDP-3-O-(3-hydroxymyristoyl)glucosamine N-acyltransferase, with product MAQPIFFTKPPALGLADIATLAKAELVDPGRGGHVITGLASLDEAGPMHLAFFDNLKYADELKATKAGACLVSPRFEAQVPAHVAVLRVAQPFRAFVRIAREWHGDALRPQSWVGNDGIAPSAIIDPSARLEDGVIVDPLAVIGPDVEIGSGTVVGVGAVIGPGVKIGRDCNVGARTVIQCALIGNNVLIHPGCSIGQDGYGFIFFGPEGHLKVPQTGRVLIQNDVEVGAGTTIDRGSLRDTVIGEGTKIDNQVQIGHNVTIGRHCLLAAQIGLAGSLTIGDNVALGAKVGINNHLKIGDGAQVTAMSGVKDDIPPGGRWGGFFAKPTKQWFKEIIAVERLVRDSKADAKDEGRE from the coding sequence ATGGCGCAGCCGATCTTCTTCACAAAGCCGCCTGCCTTAGGGCTGGCCGACATTGCCACGCTGGCAAAGGCCGAGCTGGTCGATCCCGGCAGGGGCGGCCACGTCATCACCGGCCTTGCTTCGCTCGACGAAGCGGGCCCGATGCATCTGGCGTTCTTCGACAACCTCAAATATGCCGACGAGTTGAAGGCGACCAAGGCCGGCGCTTGCCTGGTCAGCCCGCGCTTCGAGGCCCAGGTGCCCGCCCATGTGGCCGTGCTGCGGGTGGCGCAGCCGTTCCGGGCCTTCGTCAGGATCGCGCGGGAATGGCACGGGGACGCGCTGAGGCCGCAATCCTGGGTCGGCAATGACGGTATCGCACCGTCGGCGATCATCGATCCCTCGGCCCGGCTCGAGGACGGCGTGATCGTCGACCCCCTGGCGGTGATCGGCCCGGATGTGGAGATCGGCAGCGGCACCGTGGTCGGCGTCGGGGCGGTGATCGGTCCCGGGGTCAAGATCGGCCGGGACTGCAACGTCGGTGCCCGGACCGTGATCCAGTGCGCCCTGATCGGCAACAACGTCCTGATCCATCCCGGCTGCTCGATCGGCCAGGACGGCTACGGCTTCATCTTCTTCGGCCCCGAGGGCCATCTGAAAGTGCCGCAGACCGGCCGGGTCCTGATTCAGAACGATGTCGAGGTCGGCGCCGGGACCACGATCGACCGTGGCAGCCTGCGTGACACCGTGATCGGCGAGGGGACCAAAATCGACAATCAGGTCCAGATCGGCCACAATGTGACCATTGGCCGGCACTGTTTGCTGGCGGCCCAGATCGGCCTCGCCGGTAGCCTGACCATCGGCGACAACGTGGCGCTCGGAGCAAAGGTTGGCATCAACAACCACCTCAAGATCGGAGATGGAGCCCAGGTCACCGCGATGAGCGGCGTCAAGGACGACATCCCGCCGGGGGGACGCTGGGGTGGCTTCTTTGCCAAGCCGACCAAGCAATGGTTCAAGGAGATCATCGCGGTGGAGCGCCTGGTGCGCGACAGCAAGGCCGATGCGAAGGACGAGGGACGGGAATGA
- the dxr gene encoding 1-deoxy-D-xylulose-5-phosphate reductoisomerase has product MSAVPLRNNKAAASSVRSVTVLGATGSIGDSTMDLLRASPERYRVEALTANGNVAALAKLAKEFSARYVAIADASKFAELKAALAGTSTECGAGEGAVIEAGARPADWVMAAVSGAAGLKPALAAVDRGAHVALANKECLVCAGDFFMQRAAKAGACILPADSEHNALFQALSSGNRDELVRVIITASGGPFRTWKPADIEQATLAQALKHPNWSMGQKITIDSASMMNKGLEVIEASYLFALAPEEIDVLVHPQSIIHGMVEFSDCSVVAQLGAPDMRTPIAHCLGWPDRIKGPAAKLDLAKIGQLTFEAPDFERFPGLRLAFDSLRTGKGATTVYNAANEVAVAAFIAGKIRFGAIARLVEATLDDWIRSGNQAPLTSADDAISVDHVARNRAAALLPQIALKAS; this is encoded by the coding sequence ATGAGCGCGGTCCCATTGCGAAACAACAAGGCTGCGGCGTCATCCGTCCGCAGCGTCACGGTTCTCGGCGCCACCGGCTCGATCGGCGACAGCACGATGGATCTGCTGCGGGCCTCGCCCGAGCGCTACCGCGTCGAAGCGCTGACGGCGAACGGCAATGTCGCGGCGCTGGCGAAGCTCGCAAAGGAATTTTCCGCGCGTTATGTCGCGATCGCCGACGCCTCCAAATTCGCCGAGCTCAAGGCCGCACTGGCGGGAACGAGCACGGAATGCGGGGCCGGCGAAGGCGCGGTGATCGAAGCCGGCGCCCGTCCGGCCGACTGGGTGATGGCGGCCGTGAGCGGCGCCGCCGGATTGAAGCCGGCACTGGCGGCGGTCGATCGCGGCGCGCATGTGGCGCTGGCCAACAAGGAATGCCTGGTTTGCGCCGGTGATTTCTTCATGCAGCGTGCCGCCAAGGCGGGCGCCTGCATCCTGCCGGCCGATTCCGAGCACAATGCGCTGTTCCAGGCGCTGAGCTCCGGCAATCGCGACGAACTGGTCCGCGTCATCATCACGGCCTCGGGCGGCCCATTCCGCACCTGGAAGCCGGCGGACATCGAGCAGGCGACCCTCGCGCAGGCCCTGAAGCATCCGAACTGGAGCATGGGCCAGAAGATCACGATCGATTCCGCCTCGATGATGAACAAGGGCCTCGAGGTGATCGAGGCGTCCTATCTGTTCGCGCTCGCGCCCGAGGAGATCGACGTTCTCGTTCATCCGCAGTCGATCATCCACGGCATGGTCGAGTTCTCCGACTGCTCGGTGGTGGCCCAGCTCGGCGCGCCCGACATGCGCACCCCGATCGCGCATTGCCTCGGCTGGCCCGACCGGATCAAGGGGCCGGCGGCCAAGCTGGACCTCGCCAAGATCGGCCAGCTGACCTTCGAGGCGCCCGATTTCGAGCGCTTCCCCGGCCTGCGCCTGGCGTTCGATTCGCTCAGGACCGGGAAGGGGGCGACAACGGTCTACAACGCGGCCAACGAGGTCGCGGTCGCCGCCTTCATCGCCGGCAAGATCCGGTTCGGCGCGATCGCCCGGCTGGTGGAGGCGACGCTGGACGACTGGATCCGCAGCGGGAACCAGGCACCGCTGACGTCCGCCGACGATGCAATCTCTGTTGACCATGTTGCGCGAAATAGGGCTGCCGCCCTATTGCCTCAAATTGCCTTAAAGGCATCCTAG